A single genomic interval of Danio aesculapii chromosome 5, fDanAes4.1, whole genome shotgun sequence harbors:
- the hnrpkl gene encoding heterogeneous nuclear ribonucleoprotein K, like isoform X1, whose product METEIEQQDEDTTFSNTDTNGKRPAEDMDEEQAFKRSRNTDEMVELRVLLQSKNAGAVIGKGGKNIKALRTDYNASVSVPDSSGPERILSVSADIDTIGEILLKIIPTLEEYQHYSGTDFDCELRLLIHQSLAGGIIGVKGAKIKELRENTQTTIKLFQECCPHSTDRVVLVGGKPERVVECIKVILELISEAPIKGRAQPYDPNFYDETYDYGGFTMMYEERGRRPMGGFPMRGRGGFDRMPPGRGSRSVPPSRRDYDDMSPRRGPPPPPPGRGGRGGSRARNLPLPPPPPPRGGGDRFSHQSYHSNMDDRPNDRRGRPGDRYESMSGGGYDNNSSWEPFQSGGRGSYSDIGGPVITTQVTIPKDLAGSIIGKGGQRIKQIRHESGASIKIDEPLEGSEDRIITITGTQDQIQNAQYLLQNSVKQYSGRFF is encoded by the exons ATGGAGACAGAAATTGAGCAGCAGGACGAAGATACCACTTTCAGTAACACTGACACTAACG GCAAGCGCCCTGCTGAGGACATGGATGAGGAACAGGCATTCAAACGCTCCCGCAATACAGATGAAATGGTAGAACTCAGAGTGCTTCTCCAGAGCAAA AATGCGGGGGCAGTGATTGGAAAGGGAGGCAAGAACATTAAAGCTTTACGCACAGAT TACAATGCCAGTGTATCAGTCCCAGACAGCAGTGGCCCAGAGCG TATCCTGAGTGTGAGTGCAGATATAGACACCATTGGTGAGATTCTGCTCAAGATCATCCCTACTCTGGAGGAG TATCAGCACTACAGCGGGACTGACTTTGACTGTGAGCTGCGTCTGCTGATTCATCAGAGTCTGGCTGGAGGCATTATTGGGGTCAAAGGTGCCAAAATCAAAGAACTGAGAGAG aataccCAGACTACAATCAAGCTTTTCCAGGAATGTTGCCCCCACTCCACTGACCGAGTGGTGTTAGTTGGGGGAAAACCTGAACGTGTGGTTGAGTGCATCAAGGTCATTCTGGAGCTGATCTCAGAA GCTCCCATTAAGGGTCGAGCCCAGCCTTATGATCCAAACTTTTATGATGAGACCTATGACTATGGTGGATTCACCATGATGTATGAGGAGAGAGGGCGACGGCCTATGGGTGGGTTCCCAATGAGAGGCAGAGGAGGATTCGATCGCATGCCTCCTGGCCGTGGCAGTCGCTCAGTCCCCCCTTCCAGACGGGATTATGATGATATGAGCCCACGTCGTGGACCACCTCCACCACCACCCGGCAGAGGAGGGCGTGGTGGCAGTAGGGCCCGAAATTTGCCTTTGCCTCCACCACCGCCACCTAGAGGAGG AGGTGATCGCTTTTCCCACCAGAGTTACCACAGCAATATGGACGACAGACCAAA TGACCGAAGGGGACGGCCTGGAGATCGCTATGAAAGCATG AGTGGAGGTGGATATG ACAATAATTCTTCTTGGGAACCCTTCCAGTCTG gtGGTAGAGGCTCTTACAGTGACATCGGTGGGCCTGTTATTACAACACAAGTGACCATCCCTAAAGAT CTGGCTGGCTCCATCATTGGGAAAGGCGGACAGAGGATCAAGCAGATTCGTCATGAGTCGGGAGCATCTATTAAAATCGATGAGCCTCTGGAGGGCTCAGAGGACAGGATCATTACCATCACAGGCACACAGGACCAGATTCAGAACGCCCAGTATCTACTACAGAACAG CGTGAAGCAGTACTCTGGACGCTTCTTCTAG
- the hnrpkl gene encoding heterogeneous nuclear ribonucleoprotein K, like isoform X2, which translates to METEIEQQDEDTTFSNTDTNGKRPAEDMDEEQAFKRSRNTDEMVELRVLLQSKNAGAVIGKGGKNIKALRTDYNASVSVPDSSGPERILSVSADIDTIGEILLKIIPTLEEYQHYSGTDFDCELRLLIHQSLAGGIIGVKGAKIKELRENTQTTIKLFQECCPHSTDRVVLVGGKPERVVECIKVILELISEAPIKGRAQPYDPNFYDETYDYGGFTMMYEERGRRPMGGFPMRGRGGFDRMPPGRGSRSVPPSRRDYDDMSPRRGPPPPPPGRGGRGGSRARNLPLPPPPPPRGGGDRFSHQSYHSNMDDRPNDRRGRPGDRYESMSGGGYGGRGSYSDIGGPVITTQVTIPKDLAGSIIGKGGQRIKQIRHESGASIKIDEPLEGSEDRIITITGTQDQIQNAQYLLQNSVKQYSGRFF; encoded by the exons ATGGAGACAGAAATTGAGCAGCAGGACGAAGATACCACTTTCAGTAACACTGACACTAACG GCAAGCGCCCTGCTGAGGACATGGATGAGGAACAGGCATTCAAACGCTCCCGCAATACAGATGAAATGGTAGAACTCAGAGTGCTTCTCCAGAGCAAA AATGCGGGGGCAGTGATTGGAAAGGGAGGCAAGAACATTAAAGCTTTACGCACAGAT TACAATGCCAGTGTATCAGTCCCAGACAGCAGTGGCCCAGAGCG TATCCTGAGTGTGAGTGCAGATATAGACACCATTGGTGAGATTCTGCTCAAGATCATCCCTACTCTGGAGGAG TATCAGCACTACAGCGGGACTGACTTTGACTGTGAGCTGCGTCTGCTGATTCATCAGAGTCTGGCTGGAGGCATTATTGGGGTCAAAGGTGCCAAAATCAAAGAACTGAGAGAG aataccCAGACTACAATCAAGCTTTTCCAGGAATGTTGCCCCCACTCCACTGACCGAGTGGTGTTAGTTGGGGGAAAACCTGAACGTGTGGTTGAGTGCATCAAGGTCATTCTGGAGCTGATCTCAGAA GCTCCCATTAAGGGTCGAGCCCAGCCTTATGATCCAAACTTTTATGATGAGACCTATGACTATGGTGGATTCACCATGATGTATGAGGAGAGAGGGCGACGGCCTATGGGTGGGTTCCCAATGAGAGGCAGAGGAGGATTCGATCGCATGCCTCCTGGCCGTGGCAGTCGCTCAGTCCCCCCTTCCAGACGGGATTATGATGATATGAGCCCACGTCGTGGACCACCTCCACCACCACCCGGCAGAGGAGGGCGTGGTGGCAGTAGGGCCCGAAATTTGCCTTTGCCTCCACCACCGCCACCTAGAGGAGG AGGTGATCGCTTTTCCCACCAGAGTTACCACAGCAATATGGACGACAGACCAAA TGACCGAAGGGGACGGCCTGGAGATCGCTATGAAAGCATG AGTGGAGGTGGATATG gtGGTAGAGGCTCTTACAGTGACATCGGTGGGCCTGTTATTACAACACAAGTGACCATCCCTAAAGAT CTGGCTGGCTCCATCATTGGGAAAGGCGGACAGAGGATCAAGCAGATTCGTCATGAGTCGGGAGCATCTATTAAAATCGATGAGCCTCTGGAGGGCTCAGAGGACAGGATCATTACCATCACAGGCACACAGGACCAGATTCAGAACGCCCAGTATCTACTACAGAACAG CGTGAAGCAGTACTCTGGACGCTTCTTCTAG
- the hnrpkl gene encoding heterogeneous nuclear ribonucleoprotein K, like isoform X3, producing the protein METEIEQQDEDTTFSNTDTNGKRPAEDMDEEQAFKRSRNTDEMVELRVLLQSKNAGAVIGKGGKNIKALRTDYQHYSGTDFDCELRLLIHQSLAGGIIGVKGAKIKELRENTQTTIKLFQECCPHSTDRVVLVGGKPERVVECIKVILELISEAPIKGRAQPYDPNFYDETYDYGGFTMMYEERGRRPMGGFPMRGRGGFDRMPPGRGSRSVPPSRRDYDDMSPRRGPPPPPPGRGGRGGSRARNLPLPPPPPPRGGGDRFSHQSYHSNMDDRPNDRRGRPGDRYESMSGGGYDNNSSWEPFQSGGRGSYSDIGGPVITTQVTIPKDLAGSIIGKGGQRIKQIRHESGASIKIDEPLEGSEDRIITITGTQDQIQNAQYLLQNSVKQYSGRFF; encoded by the exons ATGGAGACAGAAATTGAGCAGCAGGACGAAGATACCACTTTCAGTAACACTGACACTAACG GCAAGCGCCCTGCTGAGGACATGGATGAGGAACAGGCATTCAAACGCTCCCGCAATACAGATGAAATGGTAGAACTCAGAGTGCTTCTCCAGAGCAAA AATGCGGGGGCAGTGATTGGAAAGGGAGGCAAGAACATTAAAGCTTTACGCACAGAT TATCAGCACTACAGCGGGACTGACTTTGACTGTGAGCTGCGTCTGCTGATTCATCAGAGTCTGGCTGGAGGCATTATTGGGGTCAAAGGTGCCAAAATCAAAGAACTGAGAGAG aataccCAGACTACAATCAAGCTTTTCCAGGAATGTTGCCCCCACTCCACTGACCGAGTGGTGTTAGTTGGGGGAAAACCTGAACGTGTGGTTGAGTGCATCAAGGTCATTCTGGAGCTGATCTCAGAA GCTCCCATTAAGGGTCGAGCCCAGCCTTATGATCCAAACTTTTATGATGAGACCTATGACTATGGTGGATTCACCATGATGTATGAGGAGAGAGGGCGACGGCCTATGGGTGGGTTCCCAATGAGAGGCAGAGGAGGATTCGATCGCATGCCTCCTGGCCGTGGCAGTCGCTCAGTCCCCCCTTCCAGACGGGATTATGATGATATGAGCCCACGTCGTGGACCACCTCCACCACCACCCGGCAGAGGAGGGCGTGGTGGCAGTAGGGCCCGAAATTTGCCTTTGCCTCCACCACCGCCACCTAGAGGAGG AGGTGATCGCTTTTCCCACCAGAGTTACCACAGCAATATGGACGACAGACCAAA TGACCGAAGGGGACGGCCTGGAGATCGCTATGAAAGCATG AGTGGAGGTGGATATG ACAATAATTCTTCTTGGGAACCCTTCCAGTCTG gtGGTAGAGGCTCTTACAGTGACATCGGTGGGCCTGTTATTACAACACAAGTGACCATCCCTAAAGAT CTGGCTGGCTCCATCATTGGGAAAGGCGGACAGAGGATCAAGCAGATTCGTCATGAGTCGGGAGCATCTATTAAAATCGATGAGCCTCTGGAGGGCTCAGAGGACAGGATCATTACCATCACAGGCACACAGGACCAGATTCAGAACGCCCAGTATCTACTACAGAACAG CGTGAAGCAGTACTCTGGACGCTTCTTCTAG